The Chrysemys picta bellii isolate R12L10 chromosome 5, ASM1138683v2, whole genome shotgun sequence genome includes a window with the following:
- the LOC135983515 gene encoding myb/SANT-like DNA-binding domain-containing protein 2, producing MQSSPAVMAVQSGNRKRAPAWTDREVLDLIAVWGDESVLSELRSKRRNAKIYEKISKDMAERGYSRDATQCRVKIKELRQGYQKTKEANGRSGSHPQTSRFYEALHSILGAAATTTPPVTVDSEDGILSTAGSSDMLGDGEDEEGDEEGEAVGSSHNADFPDSQDLFITLTEIPYEASPAVTPDTESGEGSATPSATVSQPSLESHSQRLARIRRRKKRTREDMFSELMASSQAQAAQQTQWREN from the exons atgcagagctctccagcagtgatggccgtgcagtctgggaatagaaagagagccccagcatggactgatcgtgaagtcttggatctcatcgctgtgtggggcgatgagtccgtgctttccgagctgcgatccaaaagaaggaatgcaaagatctacgagaagatctctaaagacatggcagagagaggatacagccgggatgcaacgcagtgccgcgtgaaaatcaaggagctgagacaaggctaccagaagaccaaagaggcaaacggacgctccggatcccatccccagacatcccgtttctacgaggcactgcattccatcctcggtgctgccgccaccactaccccaccagtgactgtggactctgaggatgggatactgtccacggccggttcctcggacatgttaggggacggggaagatgaggaaggagatgaggagggcgaggcagtcggcagctctcacaacgctgatttccccgacagccaggatctcttcatcacccttacagagatcccctacgaagcgtccccagccgttaccccggacacagaatctggtgaaggatcagcca ccccgtctgcgactgtctcacaacctagcctggaatcacactcccagaggctagcgcggattaggcgtaggaagaagaggacacgggaggacatgttctctgagcttatggcctcttcccaagcccaggcagcacagcagacccagtggcgggagaactaa